One segment of Fimbriiglobus ruber DNA contains the following:
- a CDS encoding phage portal protein family protein: MRRDAYLAALEQERVLPLTRWPWEVEADPDDPDLANPKDPYSDDRERVRRLLQACCRRTPSLSQLVTALGSAVFFGRSGAQLAWTQDTVAGEPRWVVRAWEPVHGDAIQYDWDGTPGITIRPGDTGAFPPEDVKLWDGGTLLAMLRRPHLRQRFILHAHKREAADYWQPEMAGRSHGVGLRDYVYWAWWLRDEMLSWLTDYMEKVGSMGLLLFYYEDGNPAAEAAAKQAAADARGKSALAVPVPRGRDKDAAKVEVIAAQTAGAQFLVDMVDRYFERHIERLYVGQSLSAGTEGGGLGGSGVAALHADTKFNLLAWDADNLAETLTRDLVGVLQRLNFRDTRWRYRWAFRLPDPDAKDKLDALVKAANLPGAKLTFKADDVRALVGLTKPGPGDEIVGGGEPQRALAGDPVGYAQDSPHAPRGGIDLKGKHFLGGQFVPKGGGSAVSVATPYEPKDDIPVYRYHPLPNGMAQIVMPDGSSRTMRLAQFEGTLKEIHGDKYRLEKIERHDVEGLRKQFPQATPYLPKTPKEEGQEMREAAAKRPDGWKLLSATVFAGPLATKQVSPDERVIIYRDPDGGTRTVNIVRVNYHEQLAQTQKMYTDLSNSRLAQDPVESERLQREAAAKAARAAKDLADNPPKYLYIPIVINTGRPGNPVESAIRFYETSHAEGWAAWALKQKWVPVWGTATHVDQAIQLWDKDRFEAHRELMLAAHSFAEDVLFVYGAKGLTAVARGRVVGSMPLKSVSSWEEAASLAHGSAEARILSGLDLMAGNGAVGRTVLDKRAIGHLARGIEADSGNRVTVKLASEAPAEVQPYLTGKKPAFHVPRDGGKPVIYMHEGNSLSAFWHEYFHYRNWYDRAVSGIVREPYLVRSPILRETDVLERFLDHNTIWRLMTKNERRVQIESLRNHLNDAAALGELTEAEREAAAAMMRRAELRMNDVSITGE; this comes from the coding sequence ATGCGCCGGGACGCCTACCTGGCGGCCCTCGAACAGGAGCGCGTCCTCCCTCTCACCCGGTGGCCGTGGGAGGTCGAGGCCGACCCCGACGACCCCGATCTCGCCAACCCGAAGGACCCGTACTCCGACGACCGCGAGCGGGTCCGCCGACTGTTGCAAGCGTGCTGCCGCCGGACCCCCAGTCTGTCGCAACTTGTGACCGCCCTCGGGTCGGCCGTCTTCTTCGGGCGGTCCGGTGCTCAACTGGCGTGGACGCAGGACACGGTTGCGGGCGAGCCCCGGTGGGTGGTGCGGGCGTGGGAACCGGTCCACGGGGACGCCATCCAGTACGACTGGGACGGCACCCCGGGCATCACCATCCGGCCCGGCGACACCGGGGCGTTCCCCCCGGAGGACGTCAAACTGTGGGACGGCGGGACGCTGCTCGCGATGCTCCGCCGGCCGCACCTCCGCCAGCGGTTCATTCTGCATGCGCACAAGCGGGAGGCGGCCGACTACTGGCAGCCCGAAATGGCCGGGCGGTCCCACGGTGTCGGTCTCCGGGACTACGTGTACTGGGCGTGGTGGCTGCGGGACGAGATGCTGTCGTGGCTGACCGACTACATGGAGAAGGTCGGCAGCATGGGTCTGCTGCTCTTCTACTACGAGGACGGCAACCCGGCGGCCGAAGCGGCGGCCAAGCAGGCGGCCGCCGACGCCCGGGGCAAGAGCGCCCTCGCGGTCCCGGTGCCGCGGGGGCGGGACAAGGACGCGGCCAAGGTGGAAGTCATCGCGGCCCAGACGGCGGGCGCCCAGTTCCTGGTCGACATGGTCGACCGGTACTTCGAGCGGCACATCGAGCGGCTGTACGTCGGCCAGTCGTTATCCGCTGGGACCGAGGGCGGCGGGCTCGGCGGGTCCGGGGTGGCGGCCCTGCACGCGGACACCAAGTTCAACCTCCTCGCGTGGGACGCCGACAACCTGGCCGAGACCCTCACCCGGGATCTCGTCGGCGTCCTCCAGCGCCTCAACTTCCGGGACACCCGATGGCGGTACCGGTGGGCGTTCCGGCTACCCGACCCGGACGCCAAGGACAAGCTCGATGCGCTGGTGAAGGCGGCCAATCTCCCGGGCGCCAAGCTGACGTTCAAGGCGGACGACGTGCGGGCGTTAGTCGGGCTGACCAAGCCCGGCCCGGGCGACGAGATCGTCGGCGGCGGCGAGCCCCAGCGCGCGCTCGCCGGCGACCCGGTGGGATACGCGCAGGATTCGCCCCACGCCCCGCGGGGCGGGATCGACCTGAAGGGGAAGCACTTCCTCGGCGGCCAGTTCGTTCCCAAGGGCGGTGGGTCGGCCGTATCGGTCGCGACTCCATACGAGCCGAAGGATGACATCCCCGTTTACCGCTACCACCCTCTACCGAACGGTATGGCACAGATCGTCATGCCGGACGGTTCGAGTCGGACGATGAGATTGGCTCAATTTGAGGGGACGCTCAAGGAGATCCACGGCGACAAATACCGGCTCGAAAAGATCGAGCGGCACGATGTCGAAGGGCTGCGAAAGCAGTTCCCCCAGGCGACCCCGTACCTCCCGAAGACGCCCAAGGAGGAAGGCCAGGAGATGCGGGAGGCCGCGGCCAAGCGGCCGGACGGATGGAAGCTGCTGTCGGCGACCGTCTTCGCGGGCCCGCTCGCGACCAAGCAGGTATCCCCGGACGAAAGGGTCATCATTTACCGTGACCCGGACGGCGGCACGAGGACCGTCAACATCGTGCGGGTGAATTACCACGAGCAGTTGGCACAGACTCAGAAAATGTACACCGACCTGTCGAACAGTCGGTTGGCCCAGGACCCCGTCGAGTCGGAGCGCCTGCAGCGGGAGGCGGCCGCGAAGGCGGCCCGCGCCGCGAAGGACTTGGCCGACAACCCGCCGAAATACCTCTACATCCCGATTGTTATCAACACCGGCCGCCCGGGCAACCCGGTCGAATCCGCCATCCGGTTCTACGAAACGAGTCACGCGGAGGGCTGGGCGGCCTGGGCGCTCAAGCAGAAGTGGGTGCCCGTGTGGGGAACGGCCACCCACGTTGACCAGGCGATTCAGCTGTGGGACAAAGATCGCTTCGAAGCCCATCGTGAGTTGATGTTAGCCGCGCATTCGTTCGCGGAAGACGTGTTGTTCGTTTACGGGGCGAAAGGGTTAACGGCGGTTGCCCGGGGCCGAGTCGTCGGCAGCATGCCGCTGAAGTCGGTCTCGTCGTGGGAAGAGGCGGCCTCTCTCGCCCACGGCAGCGCCGAGGCGCGGATCCTGTCGGGCCTGGACCTGATGGCCGGCAACGGCGCGGTCGGGCGGACGGTACTCGACAAGCGTGCGATCGGGCACCTCGCCCGGGGGATCGAAGCCGACAGCGGGAACCGCGTAACGGTCAAGCTGGCGTCGGAAGCTCCGGCCGAGGTTCAACCTTACTTGACCGGGAAAAAGCCGGCGTTTCATGTCCCGCGCGACGGCGGCAAGCCCGTCATATACATGCACGAGGGGAACTCGCTCTCGGCGTTCTGGCACGAATATTTTCACTACCGAAATTGGTACGACCGTGCCGTTTCGGGTATAGTGCGGGAACCGTATCTCGTACGGTCGCCGATCCTGCGCGAAACCGACGTACTGGAGCGGTTCTTGGATCACAATACGATTTGGCGGTTGATGACAAAGAACGAACGTCGAGTGCAGATCGAGTCGTTACGGAATCATTTGAACGACGCGGCGGCGTTAGGGGAACTTACGGAGGCGGAGCGCGAGGCGGCGGCCGCGATGATGAGGCGAGCCGAGCTTAGGATGAACGACGTATCAATTACGGGAGAGTAA